The following nucleotide sequence is from Harmonia axyridis chromosome 5, icHarAxyr1.1, whole genome shotgun sequence.
TAATTTGTATTTCTCATTCATTATTTCTATTTTGTCATTTAATTCCTTGAAGTGCTTATCCTTTTCTTGCAAATTATTGTTAGAAAGCTCAAGAGCACCACGAATActcaatttttcttcttctattcCTTTCAACTTTTCTTCGTAAATATTGATCTTCTCAACCAATTTTGTGATTTCTTCAGTATTAGCATCATAAGccaaacatttttcattgaacagcttttcagtattttgtttttgtttatttgtttCTTCAATAGCAACATTCAACTCTTTCACCTTTGACTCTAAAGAAGAAATTTGGTTTATgtaattttgttcattattattaGAGTTCATTTCGATGCTTTCTCTATATTCcttgaattttaaattaatttcttgGAGCTCCTTATTTGTCTTTTCTActtctttcttcaatatttcattaacaTTGTTCAAAtcagatatttttattgatgattCATCACATGAAGTGGCTAATTTTTTCTCGAGTTCTTCTAATTTTTCCGTCATTACTCTTTCTTTCTGTTCTATTATTATCCTTGAAATCTCTATTTCTTCATCTTTCTTTTGTAATGTTGTTTGTGAAGTATCTAATTGGTGTTTCAATTGTTCATTTTCTGAAGATTTTTCTGATAAAGCAGTCTCCATTTTTTCAATGGTACTCTTAAGTTTACAATATTCTTGATCTGTAGTTTCTTGAAATATCCTATTCATATCTAAAGTCATTTCAAGATTTGATTGCAATCCATGAATTGTATCAAGTAGTCTATTTTGTTCTTCCTCCTTTAGACGAAtctcattttgttttttctccaATTGTTGATCATGATTGCCTTTTATATCTTCAATctgttttttcatttcttcaattgcCTGTTGGTGTGCTTTATCCAGATTAGTTTTGGATGCATCTAGTTCAGAGCATTTTCTCTCAAGTTTCATTATCCGACattctttttcttttaatttcgaagttttttcttcaatggtGATTTCTATATCATTGAGTTTTTCCTCATAatctttctttattttttccagATGTGTTTCTTTTTCAGTTAATTTTTTGTGGTGGTCTTCAATTTCTCTGATATGTGattctttaattttattgatttcttcGAGTAATTCTCTAACACGATTAGTATTGGTAACAATTATTGCTTCAGAGGACTCTTTAGTTTCCGAAtattctttttctattttcaaaacgtgattttctttttcttccaattttaaatttttttcttgtatttgaCGTTCAAGatcttgaattttgttttgatattcATTCTTTGTTTTATCTAGTAAGGTTtggttttcaaataattttgttcGCATTTCTTCCAGTTGAGCACTATTATCTCCAGAGGAATTGATCAGTGATCGTATCTCCTCAtacattttattcttttgaatcTCAACATCTTCTAATTTCCTCTCTAAAGATTCAATACTTCTTTTCAGATCTCCATTATGTAGATCAAGTTGTTGTTTGTCTTCATTCAATTTTAACGATTGTTCTGTTATTGTTTTGAGTGAATTCTCTGCACTCTGTAGTTGAGTTGACTTCACATCAAAATCGTGCTGCAACTTTTCATAACCTGATGAGAGCGAactgattttttctttttccatatTCAAACTTTCAATTAAATTTGCATTTTCTTGTTTCACGATTTTCAACTGATCCTGGAGTTCAGTATTTGAAGATATCGCCGACTTTTTCTGGATTTCAACATCTTTCGATTGTTTCTCTAAACTATTTCTCAAATCGCGAATATGGTTCAAGAGTTTCTGATTTTCTTCTTTCAGTGTAGAAGATTCTTGAGATGCTATTTGCATGGAATTAGTTACAGTGTCTAGTAGATTGGACTTCATATCAAGATCTAATTTGAACTTTTTACAttctgattttatcaaattaatcTGGTCATCTTTAGTTATCAATTCACCTTGTAAAGATTCAATTGTATATTTGctttttctttcatattcttcaaattcattttgaagttCAGAGTTCAAAGAATCACCTGTTTCTTTCAATTTATCAAGTTCTTCTTTCaaactttttatttctttctcgtagttttctattttttcttcgttttctttcatttttgattcGAACAACAAAGACTGTTCCTCAGTCTTTTTAGCTgaattcacaatgtctgctttaatattttccaattctttCTCCAGCTGTTGCTTTTCTTCAATTAATGctattgatttttcttcagAAGTTTGAGAcagttttgttatttcctctttAGCGTTATTCAGGTCTTCTTTAACTTGATGTAGttctttattcaatgtttctgcGTTTTCCTGATGTAGTTTAAGATTCTCGTTGATTTTTGCTTCATAGCTAAGCTTCATTTCTTCAGACGATTTCAGTAAAGCTGCAATTTCATCTTGTTTCTTCTTTAATTCATCATTGATTGTTTCCATATCGAAAGTTTTGCTACTCATCTCCATtttcaatttctctaattctttgTTTAAATCAGCATGCTCTTTGGACTGATCTGATTGTAATTTTTGTACTAGGTTCtcattttctgataaattttttttggtggctTCCAATTCgctattaaaatttgaaatttcattatttttttgggcgatttcattttcatagaatttcagtttttgtttTAATTCTTCGAGGGATTCTTTCACTTGTACATTTTCCAAGGAGGCTGATGTTAGTTGTTGGCTCAAAGTATTCCTTATAGAGTTCAGTTCTCCAAGTTGCTTTTTGGTAATATCTAGCTCCTTCTCAAGCAGTTCCGTTTGTTCTGAGGACAAATAAGAATGgagaaaaataatacaataataattttttaagcATACCTGTTGCTAAAACTTTGTCTTCTCCTAGACTTTTCTGTTGAAGTGTAAGATTATCTAattcacttttcaatttttcgatcTCTTCATTTGCCTTTATCAAACTTTCCTCAGTTtcgaataatttatttgaatttttttctgtgtCATCATTGCGGCTCCTCTCTATATCCAGTAATTTTTGCAATTCGTCGATCTCTTTCATCCTCCTTTCAACCATAGCCTTAACAAAGAAGAGTTaacatttattaaaatatatactAATAAAAACACTGATAATTGAACatgttggtttattatttctcttattaaaattgatgaaatattggtgAACGGTGCATTTCATTCTTTAGAagaatttttatgtttcaaattttaatattattatttttgatgaacCATGTAAAATTTGATGTTGAATAAATGTTATTGTTATTACCTCTAAGTAATTAGGTAACTTTCTGATTTTGTTTTCTGTTCATCTTTAGGTATAATGAAAGTTAACTAGTcaacaaaaat
It contains:
- the LOC123679759 gene encoding restin homolog isoform X11; its protein translation is MPSVCFSDIDMTYYDYDVGRVSNNHNRYTRLSDSSTVLTQDTDSFIIGQRIWVGGTKPGTIAFIGETQFAPGEWAGIVLDEAVGKNDGSVAGVRYFQCEAKKGVFSRLTRLTRQPLEVPQSNEMFSTPLNGVRSPVSPTGSTRSLLRSPMSHHASNTSLASMSTSVIIDYKLGDRVIIKSSQGSKVGTVRFIGYTEFAAGEWVGVELDDPRGKNDGSVEGKRYFTCQPNFGLFAPIGKVSKSPSKIKPGSCAVHNSGGLPPSGLRRSGSKESMTSVASSIRRVRLGVNSLTPKKLPLKSQSPAAPRPSLQDMVKEKQQHIEQLLKERDLERQEFTKAANQAEEAEQQLTILKKEFDAYRAECDVKLQEHMLILTELKKDRTELLGQLEDEKKKNEDLLFKFEEASILKSDAEAMVERRMKEIDELQKLLDIERSRNDDTEKNSNKLFETEESLIKANEEIEKLKSELDNLTLQQKSLGEDKVLATEQTELLEKELDITKKQLGELNSIRNTLSQQLTSASLENVQVKESLEELKQKLKFYENEIAQKNNEISNFNSELEATKKNLSENENLVQKLQSDQSKEHADLNKELEKLKMEMSSKTFDMETINDELKKKQDEIAALLKSSEEMKLSYEAKINENLKLHQENAETLNKELHQVKEDLNNAKEEITKLSQTSEEKSIALIEEKQQLEKELENIKADIVNSAKKTEEQSLLFESKMKENEEKIENYEKEIKSLKEELDKLKETGDSLNSELQNEFEEYERKSKYTIESLQGELITKDDQINLIKSECKKFKLDLDMKSNLLDTVTNSMQIASQESSTLKEENQKLLNHIRDLRNSLEKQSKDVEIQKKSAISSNTELQDQLKIVKQENANLIESLNMEKEKISSLSSGYEKLQHDFDVKSTQLQSAENSLKTITEQSLKLNEDKQQLDLHNGDLKRSIESLERKLEDVEIQKNKMYEEIRSLINSSGDNSAQLEEMRTKLFENQTLLDKTKNEYQNKIQDLERQIQEKNLKLEEKENHVLKIEKEYSETKESSEAIIVTNTNRVRELLEEINKIKESHIREIEDHHKKLTEKETHLEKIKKDYEEKLNDIEITIEEKTSKLKEKECRIMKLERKCSELDASKTNLDKAHQQAIEEMKKQIEDIKGNHDQQLEKKQNEIRLKEEEQNRLLDTIHGLQSNLEMTLDMNRIFQETTDQEYCKLKSTIEKMETALSEKSSENEQLKHQLDTSQTTLQKKDEEIEISRIIIEQKERVMTEKLEELEKKLATSCDESSIKISDLNNVNEILKKEVEKTNKELQEINLKFKEYRESIEMNSNNNEQNYINQISSLESKVKELNVAIEETNKQKQNTEKLFNEKCLAYDANTEEITKLVEKINIYEEKLKGIEEEKLSIRGALELSNNNLQEKDKHFKELNDKIEIMNEKYKLLENALSEEKLKNIELQSKNEKGEILQNEFKELANQLQVVTDKLKEYESQKCYMLEALQNLKFTPEQKKNLIAIFAEKEAGDLQKSILKLQDDYVDASTINKIKELEQCLEKSKLELNEERRKFATQSTEMFVLEQKLKSVAINKNNVITSKQDEGNNSQNSNNNEQCDYQQLLEDKLLAENQVKFLNSIIVDMQKKNEEQKAKIEILESGYSPAAADELNLMGFSSSSRQLAPRVYCDICDCFDLHETEDCPKQMSEDMPPPPPTDKIKKKPEPRPYCELCEVFGHDTQECTEDETF
- the LOC123679759 gene encoding CAP-Gly domain-containing linker protein 2 isoform X7, translated to MSNNNGDDTLNESEMKPDETDSSAKGSSEKCLQRSMSALSVSSIASSTSSIPLKRSGLKPPSRIGRPCDGQQHKPAVPSSPSAHNSSTVLTQDTDSFIIGQRIWVGGTKPGTIAFIGETQFAPGEWAGIVLDEAVGKNDGSVAGVRYFQCEAKKGVFSRLTRLTRQPLEVPQSNEMFSTPLNGVRSPVSPTGSTRSLLRSPMSHHASNTSLASMSTSVIIDYKLGDRVIIKSSQGSKVGTVRFIGYTEFAAGEWVGVELDDPRGKNDGSVEGKRYFTCQPNFGLFAPIGKVSKSPSKIKPGSCAVHNSGGLPPSGLRRSGSKESMTSVASSIRRVRLGVNSLTPKKLPLKSQSPAAPRPSLQDMVKEKQQHIEQLLKERDLERQEFTKAANQAEEAEQQLTILKKEFDAYRAECDVKLQEHMLILTELKKDRTELLGQLEDEKKKNEDLLFKFEEASILKSDAEAMVERRMKEIDELQKLLDIERSRNDDTEKNSNKLFETEESLIKANEEIEKLKSELDNLTLQQKSLGEDKVLATEQTELLEKELDITKKQLGELNSIRNTLSQQLTSASLENVQVKESLEELKQKLKFYENEIAQKNNEISNFNSELEATKKNLSENENLVQKLQSDQSKEHADLNKELEKLKMEMSSKTFDMETINDELKKKQDEIAALLKSSEEMKLSYEAKINENLKLHQENAETLNKELHQVKEDLNNAKEEITKLSQTSEEKSIALIEEKQQLEKELENIKADIVNSAKKTEEQSLLFESKMKENEEKIENYEKEIKSLKEELDKLKETGDSLNSELQNEFEEYERKSKYTIESLQGELITKDDQINLIKSECKKFKLDLDMKSNLLDTVTNSMQIASQESSTLKEENQKLLNHIRDLRNSLEKQSKDVEIQKKSAISSNTELQDQLKIVKQENANLIESLNMEKEKISSLSSGYEKLQHDFDVKSTQLQSAENSLKTITEQSLKLNEDKQQLDLHNGDLKRSIESLERKLEDVEIQKNKMYEEIRSLINSSGDNSAQLEEMRTKLFENQTLLDKTKNEYQNKIQDLERQIQEKNLKLEEKENHVLKIEKEYSETKESSEAIIVTNTNRVRELLEEINKIKESHIREIEDHHKKLTEKETHLEKIKKDYEEKLNDIEITIEEKTSKLKEKECRIMKLERKCSELDASKTNLDKAHQQAIEEMKKQIEDIKGNHDQQLEKKQNEIRLKEEEQNRLLDTIHGLQSNLEMTLDMNRIFQETTDQEYCKLKSTIEKMETALSEKSSENEQLKHQLDTSQTTLQKKDEEIEISRIIIEQKERVMTEKLEELEKKLATSCDESSIKISDLNNVNEILKKEVEKTNKELQEINLKFKEYRESIEMNSNNNEQNYINQISSLESKVKELNVAIEETNKQKQNTEKLFNEKCLAYDANTEEITKLVEKINIYEEKLKGIEEEKLSIRGALELSNNNLQEKDKHFKELNDKIEIMNEKYKLLENALSEEKLKNIELQSKNEKGEILQNEFKELANQLQVVTDKLKEYESQKCYMLEALQNLKFTPEQKKNLIAIFAEKEAGDLQKSILKLQDDYVDASTINKIKELEQCLEKSKLELNEERRKFATQSTEMFVLEQKLKSVAINKNNVITSKQDEGNNSQNSNNNEQCDYQQLLEDKLLAENQVKFLNSIIVDMQKKNEEQKAKIEILESGYSPAAADELNLMGFSSSSRQLAPRVYCDICDCFDLHETEDCPKQMSEDMPPPPPTDKIKKKPEPRPYCELCEVFGHDTQECTEDETF
- the LOC123679759 gene encoding restin homolog isoform X10, with the protein product MSNNNGDDTLNESEMKPDETDSSAKGSSEKCLQRSMSALSVSSIASSTSSIPLKRSGLKPPSRIGRPCDGQQHKPAVPSSPSAHNSSTVLTQDTDSFIIGQRIWVGGTKPGTIAFIGETQFAPGEWAGIVLDEAVGKNDGSVAGVRYFQCEAKKGVFSRLTRLTRQPLEVPQSNEMFSTPLNGVRSPVSPTGSTRSLLRSPMSHHASNTSLASMSTSVIIDYKLGDRVIIKSSQGSKVGTVRFIGYTEFAAGEWVGVELDDPRGKNDGSVEGKRYFTCQPNFGLFAPIGKVSKSPSKIKPGSCAVHNSGGLPPSGLRRSGSKESMTSVASSIRRDMVKEKQQHIEQLLKERDLERQEFTKAANQAEEAEQQLTILKKEFDAYRAECDVKLQEHMLILTELKKDRTELLGQLEDEKKKNEDLLFKFEEASILKSDAEAMVERRMKEIDELQKLLDIERSRNDDTEKNSNKLFETEESLIKANEEIEKLKSELDNLTLQQKSLGEDKVLATEQTELLEKELDITKKQLGELNSIRNTLSQQLTSASLENVQVKESLEELKQKLKFYENEIAQKNNEISNFNSELEATKKNLSENENLVQKLQSDQSKEHADLNKELEKLKMEMSSKTFDMETINDELKKKQDEIAALLKSSEEMKLSYEAKINENLKLHQENAETLNKELHQVKEDLNNAKEEITKLSQTSEEKSIALIEEKQQLEKELENIKADIVNSAKKTEEQSLLFESKMKENEEKIENYEKEIKSLKEELDKLKETGDSLNSELQNEFEEYERKSKYTIESLQGELITKDDQINLIKSECKKFKLDLDMKSNLLDTVTNSMQIASQESSTLKEENQKLLNHIRDLRNSLEKQSKDVEIQKKSAISSNTELQDQLKIVKQENANLIESLNMEKEKISSLSSGYEKLQHDFDVKSTQLQSAENSLKTITEQSLKLNEDKQQLDLHNGDLKRSIESLERKLEDVEIQKNKMYEEIRSLINSSGDNSAQLEEMRTKLFENQTLLDKTKNEYQNKIQDLERQIQEKNLKLEEKENHVLKIEKEYSETKESSEAIIVTNTNRVRELLEEINKIKESHIREIEDHHKKLTEKETHLEKIKKDYEEKLNDIEITIEEKTSKLKEKECRIMKLERKCSELDASKTNLDKAHQQAIEEMKKQIEDIKGNHDQQLEKKQNEIRLKEEEQNRLLDTIHGLQSNLEMTLDMNRIFQETTDQEYCKLKSTIEKMETALSEKSSENEQLKHQLDTSQTTLQKKDEEIEISRIIIEQKERVMTEKLEELEKKLATSCDESSIKISDLNNVNEILKKEVEKTNKELQEINLKFKEYRESIEMNSNNNEQNYINQISSLESKVKELNVAIEETNKQKQNTEKLFNEKCLAYDANTEEITKLVEKINIYEEKLKGIEEEKLSIRGALELSNNNLQEKDKHFKELNDKIEIMNEKYKLLENALSEEKLKNIELQSKNEKGEILQNEFKELANQLQVVTDKLKEYESQKCYMLEALQNLKFTPEQKKNLIAIFAEKEAGDLQKSILKLQDDYVDASTINKIKELEQCLEKSKLELNEERRKFATQSTEMFVLEQKLKSVAINKNNVITSKQDEGNNSQNSNNNEQCDYQQLLEDKLLAENQVKFLNSIIVDMQKKNEEQKAKIEILESGYSPAAADELNLMGFSSSSRQLAPRVYCDICDCFDLHETEDCPKQMSEDMPPPPPTDKIKKKPEPRPYCELCEVFGHDTQECTEDETF
- the LOC123679759 gene encoding CAP-Gly domain-containing linker protein 2 isoform X8 produces the protein MSNNNGDDTLNESEMKPDETDSSAKGSSEKCLQRSMSALSVSSIASSTSSIPLKRSGLKPPSRIGRPCDGQQHKPAVPSSPSAHNSSTVLTQDTDSFIIGQRIWVGGTKPGTIAFIGETQFAPGEWAGIVLDEAVGKNDGSVAGVRYFQCEAKKGVFSRLTRLTRQPLEVPQSNEMFSTPLNGVRSPVSPTGSTRSLLRSPMSHHASNTSLASMSTSVIIDYKLGDRVIIKSSQGSKVGTVRFIGYTEFAAGEWVGVELDDPRGKNDGSVEGKRYFTCQPNFGLFAPIGKVSKSPSKIKPGSCAVHNSGGLPPSGLRRSGSKESMTSVASSIRRKLPLKSQSPAAPRPSLQDMVKEKQQHIEQLLKERDLERQEFTKAANQAEEAEQQLTILKKEFDAYRAECDVKLQEHMLILTELKKDRTELLGQLEDEKKKNEDLLFKFEEASILKSDAEAMVERRMKEIDELQKLLDIERSRNDDTEKNSNKLFETEESLIKANEEIEKLKSELDNLTLQQKSLGEDKVLATEQTELLEKELDITKKQLGELNSIRNTLSQQLTSASLENVQVKESLEELKQKLKFYENEIAQKNNEISNFNSELEATKKNLSENENLVQKLQSDQSKEHADLNKELEKLKMEMSSKTFDMETINDELKKKQDEIAALLKSSEEMKLSYEAKINENLKLHQENAETLNKELHQVKEDLNNAKEEITKLSQTSEEKSIALIEEKQQLEKELENIKADIVNSAKKTEEQSLLFESKMKENEEKIENYEKEIKSLKEELDKLKETGDSLNSELQNEFEEYERKSKYTIESLQGELITKDDQINLIKSECKKFKLDLDMKSNLLDTVTNSMQIASQESSTLKEENQKLLNHIRDLRNSLEKQSKDVEIQKKSAISSNTELQDQLKIVKQENANLIESLNMEKEKISSLSSGYEKLQHDFDVKSTQLQSAENSLKTITEQSLKLNEDKQQLDLHNGDLKRSIESLERKLEDVEIQKNKMYEEIRSLINSSGDNSAQLEEMRTKLFENQTLLDKTKNEYQNKIQDLERQIQEKNLKLEEKENHVLKIEKEYSETKESSEAIIVTNTNRVRELLEEINKIKESHIREIEDHHKKLTEKETHLEKIKKDYEEKLNDIEITIEEKTSKLKEKECRIMKLERKCSELDASKTNLDKAHQQAIEEMKKQIEDIKGNHDQQLEKKQNEIRLKEEEQNRLLDTIHGLQSNLEMTLDMNRIFQETTDQEYCKLKSTIEKMETALSEKSSENEQLKHQLDTSQTTLQKKDEEIEISRIIIEQKERVMTEKLEELEKKLATSCDESSIKISDLNNVNEILKKEVEKTNKELQEINLKFKEYRESIEMNSNNNEQNYINQISSLESKVKELNVAIEETNKQKQNTEKLFNEKCLAYDANTEEITKLVEKINIYEEKLKGIEEEKLSIRGALELSNNNLQEKDKHFKELNDKIEIMNEKYKLLENALSEEKLKNIELQSKNEKGEILQNEFKELANQLQVVTDKLKEYESQKCYMLEALQNLKFTPEQKKNLIAIFAEKEAGDLQKSILKLQDDYVDASTINKIKELEQCLEKSKLELNEERRKFATQSTEMFVLEQKLKSVAINKNNVITSKQDEGNNSQNSNNNEQCDYQQLLEDKLLAENQVKFLNSIIVDMQKKNEEQKAKIEILESGYSPAAADELNLMGFSSSSRQLAPRVYCDICDCFDLHETEDCPKQMSEDMPPPPPTDKIKKKPEPRPYCELCEVFGHDTQECTEDETF
- the LOC123679759 gene encoding restin homolog isoform X5 gives rise to the protein MSNNNGDDTLNESEMKPDETDSSAKGSSEKCLQRSMSALSVSSIASSTSSIPLKRSGLKPPSRIGRPCDGQQHKPAVPSSPSAHNLLEEDTGDYLRFSSMSPYRRRYSSTGSSSSSMDHLWELYPHRLREAGLNRYSDSSTVLTQDTDSFIIGQRIWVGGTKPGTIAFIGETQFAPGEWAGIVLDEAVGKNDGSVAGVRYFQCEAKKGVFSRLTRLTRQPLEVPQSNEMFSTPLNGVRSPVSPTGSTRSLLRSPMSHHASNTSLASMSTSVIIDYKLGDRVIIKSSQGSKVGTVRFIGYTEFAAGEWVGVELDDPRGKNDGSVEGKRYFTCQPNFGLFAPIGKVSKSPSKIKPGSCAVHNSGGLPPSGLRRSGSKESMTSVASSIRRDMVKEKQQHIEQLLKERDLERQEFTKAANQAEEAEQQLTILKKEFDAYRAECDVKLQEHMLILTELKKDRTELLGQLEDEKKKNEDLLFKFEEASILKSDAEAMVERRMKEIDELQKLLDIERSRNDDTEKNSNKLFETEESLIKANEEIEKLKSELDNLTLQQKSLGEDKVLATEQTELLEKELDITKKQLGELNSIRNTLSQQLTSASLENVQVKESLEELKQKLKFYENEIAQKNNEISNFNSELEATKKNLSENENLVQKLQSDQSKEHADLNKELEKLKMEMSSKTFDMETINDELKKKQDEIAALLKSSEEMKLSYEAKINENLKLHQENAETLNKELHQVKEDLNNAKEEITKLSQTSEEKSIALIEEKQQLEKELENIKADIVNSAKKTEEQSLLFESKMKENEEKIENYEKEIKSLKEELDKLKETGDSLNSELQNEFEEYERKSKYTIESLQGELITKDDQINLIKSECKKFKLDLDMKSNLLDTVTNSMQIASQESSTLKEENQKLLNHIRDLRNSLEKQSKDVEIQKKSAISSNTELQDQLKIVKQENANLIESLNMEKEKISSLSSGYEKLQHDFDVKSTQLQSAENSLKTITEQSLKLNEDKQQLDLHNGDLKRSIESLERKLEDVEIQKNKMYEEIRSLINSSGDNSAQLEEMRTKLFENQTLLDKTKNEYQNKIQDLERQIQEKNLKLEEKENHVLKIEKEYSETKESSEAIIVTNTNRVRELLEEINKIKESHIREIEDHHKKLTEKETHLEKIKKDYEEKLNDIEITIEEKTSKLKEKECRIMKLERKCSELDASKTNLDKAHQQAIEEMKKQIEDIKGNHDQQLEKKQNEIRLKEEEQNRLLDTIHGLQSNLEMTLDMNRIFQETTDQEYCKLKSTIEKMETALSEKSSENEQLKHQLDTSQTTLQKKDEEIEISRIIIEQKERVMTEKLEELEKKLATSCDESSIKISDLNNVNEILKKEVEKTNKELQEINLKFKEYRESIEMNSNNNEQNYINQISSLESKVKELNVAIEETNKQKQNTEKLFNEKCLAYDANTEEITKLVEKINIYEEKLKGIEEEKLSIRGALELSNNNLQEKDKHFKELNDKIEIMNEKYKLLENALSEEKLKNIELQSKNEKGEILQNEFKELANQLQVVTDKLKEYESQKCYMLEALQNLKFTPEQKKNLIAIFAEKEAGDLQKSILKLQDDYVDASTINKIKELEQCLEKSKLELNEERRKFATQSTEMFVLEQKLKSVAINKNNVITSKQDEGNNSQNSNNNEQCDYQQLLEDKLLAENQVKFLNSIIVDMQKKNEEQKAKIEILESGYSPAAADELNLMGFSSSSRQLAPRVYCDICDCFDLHETEDCPKQMSEDMPPPPPTDKIKKKPEPRPYCELCEVFGHDTQECTEDETF
- the LOC123679759 gene encoding restin homolog isoform X3, which encodes MSNNNGDDTLNESEMKPDETDSSAKGSSEKCLQRSMSALSVSSIASSTSSIPLKRSGLKPPSRIGRPCDGQQHKPAVPSSPSAHNLLEEDTGDYLRFSSMSPYRRRYSSTGSSSSSMDHLWELYPHRLREAGLNRYSDSSTVLTQDTDSFIIGQRIWVGGTKPGTIAFIGETQFAPGEWAGIVLDEAVGKNDGSVAGVRYFQCEAKKGVFSRLTRLTRQPLEVPQSNEMFSTPLNGVRSPVSPTGSTRSLLRSPMSHHASNTSLASMSTSVIIDYKLGDRVIIKSSQGSKVGTVRFIGYTEFAAGEWVGVELDDPRGKNDGSVEGKRYFTCQPNFGLFAPIGKVSKSPSKIKPGSCAVHNSGGLPPSGLRRSGSKESMTSVASSIRRKLPLKSQSPAAPRPSLQDMVKEKQQHIEQLLKERDLERQEFTKAANQAEEAEQQLTILKKEFDAYRAECDVKLQEHMLILTELKKDRTELLGQLEDEKKKNEDLLFKFEEASILKSDAEAMVERRMKEIDELQKLLDIERSRNDDTEKNSNKLFETEESLIKANEEIEKLKSELDNLTLQQKSLGEDKVLATEQTELLEKELDITKKQLGELNSIRNTLSQQLTSASLENVQVKESLEELKQKLKFYENEIAQKNNEISNFNSELEATKKNLSENENLVQKLQSDQSKEHADLNKELEKLKMEMSSKTFDMETINDELKKKQDEIAALLKSSEEMKLSYEAKINENLKLHQENAETLNKELHQVKEDLNNAKEEITKLSQTSEEKSIALIEEKQQLEKELENIKADIVNSAKKTEEQSLLFESKMKENEEKIENYEKEIKSLKEELDKLKETGDSLNSELQNEFEEYERKSKYTIESLQGELITKDDQINLIKSECKKFKLDLDMKSNLLDTVTNSMQIASQESSTLKEENQKLLNHIRDLRNSLEKQSKDVEIQKKSAISSNTELQDQLKIVKQENANLIESLNMEKEKISSLSSGYEKLQHDFDVKSTQLQSAENSLKTITEQSLKLNEDKQQLDLHNGDLKRSIESLERKLEDVEIQKNKMYEEIRSLINSSGDNSAQLEEMRTKLFENQTLLDKTKNEYQNKIQDLERQIQEKNLKLEEKENHVLKIEKEYSETKESSEAIIVTNTNRVRELLEEINKIKESHIREIEDHHKKLTEKETHLEKIKKDYEEKLNDIEITIEEKTSKLKEKECRIMKLERKCSELDASKTNLDKAHQQAIEEMKKQIEDIKGNHDQQLEKKQNEIRLKEEEQNRLLDTIHGLQSNLEMTLDMNRIFQETTDQEYCKLKSTIEKMETALSEKSSENEQLKHQLDTSQTTLQKKDEEIEISRIIIEQKERVMTEKLEELEKKLATSCDESSIKISDLNNVNEILKKEVEKTNKELQEINLKFKEYRESIEMNSNNNEQNYINQISSLESKVKELNVAIEETNKQKQNTEKLFNEKCLAYDANTEEITKLVEKINIYEEKLKGIEEEKLSIRGALELSNNNLQEKDKHFKELNDKIEIMNEKYKLLENALSEEKLKNIELQSKNEKGEILQNEFKELANQLQVVTDKLKEYESQKCYMLEALQNLKFTPEQKKNLIAIFAEKEAGDLQKSILKLQDDYVDASTINKIKELEQCLEKSKLELNEERRKFATQSTEMFVLEQKLKSVAINKNNVITSKQDEGNNSQNSNNNEQCDYQQLLEDKLLAENQVKFLNSIIVDMQKKNEEQKAKIEILESGYSPAAADELNLMGFSSSSRQLAPRVYCDICDCFDLHETEDCPKQMSEDMPPPPPTDKIKKKPEPRPYCELCEVFGHDTQECTEDETF